The stretch of DNA ACGGGGTGGGGTACTGCGTGGTGCAGTGCAGCAGGGTCAGTCGCTCGGTGAGCAGCGATCCGGCCCGCTGGCAGACGGTGGCAAGGTCGTTTGCGTCCGGGGCGCGCTCAGGCTCCAGCATGCCGTGGGCGAGCACGGCAATGGCCGTGCGGATCTCTTCCGGCGTGGCCATGCCGGTGGAAAGGATGAGCGGCAGGCCGGTGCGCGCAATGGCGAGTAGCAGCGGGCCGTTGGTCAGTTCGCCGGATGGAATTTTCATACGCTGCACGCCCAGTTCCATGAGCAGGTGCACGCTCTCAAGGTCGAAGGGCGTGGACATGAATTCAATGCCCAGCTCGTTGCAACGGGCCTTCAGCGCTTCGTGTTCCGCTGCGCCGAGTTCCAGCTTTTTCAGCATATCCAGCTGCGATTCGCCTTCGCCGCTGGTCTTTTTCTGGTACTCGGCCTTGCCCGCCTTGGCGCTGGCAATGCTGGACGCCTTGAAGGTCTGGAATTTCACGGCATCGGCACCGGCTGCATGCGCAGCTTCCACCAGCTTGAGTGCAAGTTCCGGCGAGCCGTTATGGTTCACGCCTGCTTCGGCAATGATGTAGACAGTATTCATGATCAGGCTCCTGCCACCATGTGAAAGGGCTTTCTGATGAGTCCGGCAAAATCAGGCACGGCGGCCAGTGTTTCCACGATGCGCTGTGCGGTGTTGCCGTTGCCGTAAGGATTGACGGTATGCGAGCAGTCCATGGACAGGGCGGTGCGCAACGCGGCAAGAATGTCGTTGCGGGCTGCGCCGCAGTCGATGACCGATGCCGCACGCAGGCGGCCCTTCTGCCGGTCGCCGATGTTGACTGTGGGTACGCGCAGGCTGGGGGCCTCGTACAGTCCGCTCGACGAGTTGCCCACCACGGCCGCGGCCAGTTTCATGGCGCTGAGATAGCGCAGATGGCCGAGTGAGGTGTGGGCGGAAACATGTTCCCGCGCTGCCGCATAGTCGCTGATGAGGCGCATCAGTTCCCGCCCGCCTGTGTCGGCGTTGGGCATGGTGAAGAGCACGCTGCAGCCCTGATCTTCGGCGCACAGGGTATCGAGCGCGGCAAAGAGTTCTCCCAGCTGATCGGCGGAAGAGCAGGTGCCCAGCGTTTCGGGGTGGTAGGTGGTAAGCAGCATGCGGGGGCGGATGGCAATGCCGAGCTGCTGTTCCAGTTCGTGGCGATCCAGCAGCGGCAGTTCCAGAATGGCGTCTATGCCTGAGCTGCCCACGTTGAACACCCTGTCGGGATTCTCGCCCATCTGCCGCACGCGGTCGGCGGCCTGCTCGTTGCTGACGAAGTGCAGGTGCGACATCTTGGTGATGGCGTGACGGATGGATTCGTCAAAGGCACCTTCCGTGGTGTCGCCGCCGCACAGGTGGGCCACGGGAATGCGTGCAATGAGCGCCGCCTGCACGGCCGCGAGCATTTCAAAGCGGTCGCCCAGCACCATGACCAGATCGGGCGCAAGGCGTGCAAAGGCATCTGCAAAGCCGATGACCCCGAGACCGATGGACTTGGTTATGCCCACGGCCGAGTCGCTGGAGAGCAGCATTTCCACCTTTTCATCTATGCGGAATCCGTCGGCGGTGATGGACTGCGCCGTATAGCCGAATTCCTGTGACAGGTGCATGCCTGTTGCCACGATCTGCAGCGTGAAGTCGTCGCGGGCCTGCAGGGCGCGCATGACGGGACGCAGCAGACCGTATTCGGCGCGGGTTCCTGTGACTATGCAAATGCTACGCATGGATTATCCTGCCATTTCGGAGGGTGCTCCGGCTGCCAGTCCGGCACCGCTGGGAATGTTGATGAGCCGTGCTTCAATATCCTGTGCCACGCCAAGGTCCATGCGGGGCGCTGCGGCGTACATGGGCAGCCTGCTCATGAGTGTCCATACCGGACGGGTCATGAGGCCTGCGGCATTGGTCTGTTCCAGCATGTCGTTGCGCAGGGTCATGTCCGCCTTGTCGAGCATGATGGCATTGAGCCAGTAGTTGCTCACGCAGTGCTCGGGTTCTCTGACGAACTGTACGCCGGAAACACAGGCAAAGGCTTTGATATAGCGCTCTGCCAGCACACGCTTCTGGGCCAGCAGGGTGGGCAGCTGTTCGATCTGGGCGCAGCCGAGGGCCGCGTTCAGGTTGGGCATGCGGTAGTTGAAGCCCACCATGTCGTGGAAATATTCCCACTTGTGCGGCAGCTTGGCCGTGGTGGTGATGTGCTTGGCCTTGTCTGCCAGCGCGACATCATCGGTGAGAATGGCTCCGCCGCCGCCCGTGGTGATGGTCTTGTTGCCGTTGAAGCTCAGGGTGCCCAGCGTGCCGAACAGGCCGGTATGCTTGCCCTTGTAGTAGGAGCCGAGCGATTCCGCGGCGTCTTCCACCAGAGGAATGTTCCAGGCCTCGCACAGGGCGCACAGTTCGTCCATCCGCACGGGGTGGCCGAAGGTGTGCATGGGCACGATGGCGGCTATGCGTCTGCCAGTGGTCTTGTTGTAGGTACCATCCTTGCGGCGTTCGGCAATGCTGTCCAGATGCGCGGCAAGCTTGTCAGGATCAATGCCCAGCGTGGTGTATTCGCTGTCCGCAAAATGGGGAACAGCGCCGATGTAGGCTGCGGCAGCGGCGGTGGCAGCAAAGGTCAGGGCGGGCATCACCACTTCCGTATCCCGCTCCACTCCGGCGAGCAGCAGGGCCACATGCAGGGCGGCGGTGCCGTTCGCCACGGCAATGGCGCGCCTGGCTCCGGTGAATTCCTGCAGCTGTTCCTCGAACTGGTTGACGTATTTACCCGCGCTGGAAACCCAGCCGGTGTCTATGGTGTCCTTCACGTATGCCCATTCGTTGCCTGCAAAGGTGGGCTCGTGCAGCACGATGCCGGACGTGGCACCTGTTGCGGTGCGGATAGCCTGAATGGTTCCTGTGATGCTGTTTGCTGACATATGCGTCTCGTATTGCCTGAATTCGGCTGGAAGCGGATCTGCCTGAAGGGCATCCGCATGCGGTTTACGGGCGTTTGTCCGCTGGCTGCTGTTCCTCGGCAGCCTCAAGACTTGCGCGGTAGTGGGGAAGCACCTCGTCGGGGGTGCCGTCCATGACGATGCGTCCGGCTTCAAGCCAGACGATGCGGTCGCAGTGTTCCACCGTGGTGAGGCGGTGGGCGATGATGAGCATGGTGAGCGATCCCGCCAGATTGCGCACGGTGTGCTGAATGGCGTTTTCGCTCTGCTGGTCAAGGGCGCTGGTGGCTTCGTCCAGCACCAGCAGTCTGGGCGAGCGGTACAGGGCGCGGGCAATGGCTATGCGCTGTCGCTGGCCGCCGGAAAGTTTGGCTGCGCGTTCGCCGAGCGGCTGTTCATAGCCTTCGGGCAGTTGCGCGATGAATGATTCAAGAGCCGCCATGGTGCAGCAGTGGGCAACCTTGTCGTGGTCCACATCTTCCGCAGGAATGCCGAAAGCCACGTTTTCGGTGATGGTGCCGTCGGTGAAGAAGGGGGCCTGTCCCACATACCCCACGTTGGCCCGCCATTGCTGCAGATGGGCGGATTCAAGCCGGGTGCCGTCAATGGTGATCCGGCCGCTGGTCGGGTGCAAAAGGCCGATGATGAGGTCCGCAAGGGTGCTCTTGCCGGAGCCGGAACGGCCGACGAGCCCCACGGTTTCGCCCGCTTCTATGTTCAGGGAAACAGCGGCAAGGGCGCTGGAATCAGCTCCGGCGTAGGTGAACGATACTCCATTTATGGCGATGTTCTTTTCAAACGGCATGGGGGTGACATCTGCCTTTGCCTGAGGCTGCTCGGGCATGTCGAGGATGGCGTCTATAACGGCCTCGGCTCTGGGCAGGTAGTCGCGCACCGACGAAAGGCTGTTCACGATGCGGTTGAACGCGGGAATGGATCGCCATGCCACAACGGCCAGCAGGGCCACGGGGCCGGATATGGCGGAGGGAGACGATTCGTCGGAGAAGATGATGGAAACGAGAATGACACCGCACAGGGTGATGAACCCTGCGGTTTCGAACGCCCATGAGGGAATGCGCGAGAGCAGATGCACCATGGACTGCGATCTGGATGAACAGGTCACGTCCTTCAGATACAGGTCAAAGAAATACGGCTGGTTGGAGGAGATGATGATCTCCTTGATGCCCTGCGTGATGTTGGAGATGCGCTTGTTGATGTTCATCTCGTAGCTGGCGCATGTTCTGGCGTGGCGGTCGATGCGCGGGCGCAGGCTGCGGTAGATGATCATGCCCATGGCCCCGAGCGGAATGACCGTGCCGATGGAGATGCCGGGGGCGGTGATGAGCAGCACAAGGCCCATCATGCTGACAAGCACGATATCGTTGAAAGCGAGCATGCCCATGTACCACACCATGATCACGTTCTTGCGCCATGATCCGGCCGTGACAAGGTCTGCGGAATGTTTGCTCACATGCCATTCATAATCGCGGCGCAGATAGTTCTGCAGCAGCAGCCCGCCGAAGTGCGCATCTATCTTGGCGGCAAGGCGGGAATAGGCATAGGTGACGCTTCCGGCCACGCCATTCTTGGCGAGCATGAGAAAGGATGCCAGAAGGCCCAGTGTGATGATGAAATTTTTGTCCGACGCAAGGACCTGTGCAGGCAGATAGCCTTTGACCCCGGCAAAATAGGGAGAATTGAGAATTGCCCCGGGATCGTTGATGGATGAGATGAAAAGCGCTATGACTCCGACTGCACCGGTCTCCACAATGGAAGACAGGATGATGCCCAGTGTTATCAGAGCCAGTCGTGTGCGCCATGCTCGAGGGATAATCGAGATGGTTTTTGCGAAAAAGTTATTTGATGACAAAGACATATATCTTTTTGCCCCGCATAGTGTTCTAGTGTTTATTGTTAAGAAAAACTGAACAAAAGTCAAGAGGGCGAGCCTGTGCTCACAGGCCGGTTCCTGATGGCGAATATGTTTTTAGCGTGAACATTGGCGGTTGTGCGTGGCTGATTGGGCGGGTTGTCATGATGCTGCCGCTGTGTGACCTGTTGTGTCTGTTGTGGTCGGTTCCGACCATTTACGACCCATTTACGACCAGTTGCGACCCGTTGAAATCTGTTACGACTGGCGGGGGCCGGTCGGGGGGGCTGTTACGGCATTTGGAGTTATGCCATCAGGCGGAATCCGATGCACCTGAATTGGTGGAAAGGCAAGAATTATAAATGACGAACCCTCCTGATGGGCGGTACTTGCCTTCTTAATGAAAAATGATTACTGATACCAGCAAAGGACGACACTCTTTGATTATAGACGAGGTAACCATGGCACCCCAGACCCGGATGACCAAACAGCGGAAAGTTATTTTGGAAGAACTGCGTAAGGTGACTTCACACCCCACAGCAGACGAAGTGTACGATATGGTGCGTCAGCGCCTGCCTCGTATCAGTCTGGGTACCATCTATCGCAATCTGGACGTGCTCGCCGAAAGCGGAGAGATTCTCAAGCTTGAAAGTGCGGGCAATCAGAAGAGGTTTGACGGTAATCCCATGCCGCATGCGCATATCCGCTGCACGCGTTGCGGAAGGGTGGGGGACGTGATGAACGTGGGTATCGAAGTGCCTCTCGACGGCATGGATGTTTACGGTTTTACCGTAACCTCCGCGCGTATCGAATTTGACGGTATCTGCGACGCCTGCCAGAGCACCAACTAGCATATCTGGTTGCCGCCGGTTGTTGTATCCGGAGGCAGGCAGGGTATCTGGCTGGAATATATGAACGCCGAAGGGCCGGATCTTGTGATCCGGCCTTTTTTCATTGTGGCCGGGCATTGTCCGGATGGGCGCAGCTGCCCTTCCGGCCGCTGATCTGCGGAAGAGCCGGAGAGAGCGGGGATCCCCCGAACGCTGTACCGGACAGTTTGCGCTGCGGGGGCGGGCATGCGGGACAGCGGATACGACATTATAAATATGCTGTGCCGGTATCCTTGCTCCACGTCCTGTAGTATTCTTGAAATACTGACGAGCGTATGTGCGCGCGCAGGCTGACATCGGGTCCATAAGGGGGCCCGAGTCCAAGGGGGAGGGAAGGACCACAGGAGGTCGCGACATGGAAGAGAGAAGAGAATACCCGCGTTATTCGGTCGGGCAGCAATACTATTGCGAACTCATAAATTCCAAGGGAGAAAGCTATTACGGGCGGGTTGACGATATCAGCCAGTACGGCGCCCGCATTGAATTCTCCAATGAGTATTACCCGGCTGAAGTACAGAACGGCGACAAGGTGTATCTGTACGGATACCGCAGCGGTGCATCGCGCGATGGTGAAAAGCTGGCCGCCAAGGCCGTATGGCGTGACAAGCAGTGCTACGGTGTGCAGTTCTATACCTCTGTCTATGAATCTGCGGAAAGCCTGATGTCCATGTATCCTGATGCAATGCCGAAGTATTATTAGCCAATGGTGAGATAAAAAAGCCCCCTGCTTGTCGGCAGGGGGCTTTTCTTTTATCCGGAGCATGGAAGTGTCCGTTATTGTAGCCTGCCGGCATAGCAGCCGGATGGCGCTGATTATGTGGATGGGATGCGTTTTGCGAAGGACGGTGTGGGGTTGGCGTATGGCCACAGGCACGCAGGCGTGCACAGAGGGCTTGCCCGGATCATTGCAAAGCGTATGGTGGCTTAAAGCCGGAAGAGTGTTGCGGGCGTTCAGGGTGTCAGCTTGGTCTGTCCGCTCCGTCTGCAAGGTCAGGCTGTCCGATCGGTCTGTCAGGCCTTTTGGACTGTCAGGTGAGGCTGCTTCGCGGCTTTGTCAGCGCAAAGAGGGCGGGGGAGCAAGTCCGCGCCGCCCCTGCCGTCCGGGTTGTGCATCGGGCAGATTTGAACCTCCAGCATACAGGGAAGAACGATCATGGCAAAGACAGATGCCGCGACAGGCAACAGAGTGCTCTACCTTTCTCACGGTGCAGGCCCCATGCCCTTGCTTGGGGATGCCGGACATGCTCAGATGCTCGCCACCCTGCAGCAGGTGGCATCCGCCATGCCGCGTCCCAAATCCATTGTGCTGATGAGCGCCCACTGGGAAGAGGCGGCTCCCACGGTCACCACGGGTACCAGCCTGCCGCTCATCTATGACTATTACGGATTCCCCGAAGAATCATACGAGATTGCCTATCCCGCACCCGGAGCTCCCGGGCTGGGCAAGGCCTGCCATGCCCTGCTGGCGGCAGAGGGGCTTTCGCCCGTGGCGGACGCTGCGCGCGGGTATGACCACGGCATGTTCGTTCCGCTCAAGATCATGTATCCGGAGGCGGATATTCCCTGCATTCAGATAT from Desulfovibrio subterraneus encodes:
- a CDS encoding Fur family transcriptional regulator, giving the protein MAPQTRMTKQRKVILEELRKVTSHPTADEVYDMVRQRLPRISLGTIYRNLDVLAESGEILKLESAGNQKRFDGNPMPHAHIRCTRCGRVGDVMNVGIEVPLDGMDVYGFTVTSARIEFDGICDACQSTN
- the neuC gene encoding UDP-N-acetylglucosamine 2-epimerase, whose product is MRSICIVTGTRAEYGLLRPVMRALQARDDFTLQIVATGMHLSQEFGYTAQSITADGFRIDEKVEMLLSSDSAVGITKSIGLGVIGFADAFARLAPDLVMVLGDRFEMLAAVQAALIARIPVAHLCGGDTTEGAFDESIRHAITKMSHLHFVSNEQAADRVRQMGENPDRVFNVGSSGIDAILELPLLDRHELEQQLGIAIRPRMLLTTYHPETLGTCSSADQLGELFAALDTLCAEDQGCSVLFTMPNADTGGRELMRLISDYAAAREHVSAHTSLGHLRYLSAMKLAAAVVGNSSSGLYEAPSLRVPTVNIGDRQKGRLRAASVIDCGAARNDILAALRTALSMDCSHTVNPYGNGNTAQRIVETLAAVPDFAGLIRKPFHMVAGA
- a CDS encoding ABC transporter ATP-binding protein: MSLSSNNFFAKTISIIPRAWRTRLALITLGIILSSIVETGAVGVIALFISSINDPGAILNSPYFAGVKGYLPAQVLASDKNFIITLGLLASFLMLAKNGVAGSVTYAYSRLAAKIDAHFGGLLLQNYLRRDYEWHVSKHSADLVTAGSWRKNVIMVWYMGMLAFNDIVLVSMMGLVLLITAPGISIGTVIPLGAMGMIIYRSLRPRIDRHARTCASYEMNINKRISNITQGIKEIIISSNQPYFFDLYLKDVTCSSRSQSMVHLLSRIPSWAFETAGFITLCGVILVSIIFSDESSPSAISGPVALLAVVAWRSIPAFNRIVNSLSSVRDYLPRAEAVIDAILDMPEQPQAKADVTPMPFEKNIAINGVSFTYAGADSSALAAVSLNIEAGETVGLVGRSGSGKSTLADLIIGLLHPTSGRITIDGTRLESAHLQQWRANVGYVGQAPFFTDGTITENVAFGIPAEDVDHDKVAHCCTMAALESFIAQLPEGYEQPLGERAAKLSGGQRQRIAIARALYRSPRLLVLDEATSALDQQSENAIQHTVRNLAGSLTMLIIAHRLTTVEHCDRIVWLEAGRIVMDGTPDEVLPHYRASLEAAEEQQPADKRP
- a CDS encoding PilZ domain-containing protein, with product MEERREYPRYSVGQQYYCELINSKGESYYGRVDDISQYGARIEFSNEYYPAEVQNGDKVYLYGYRSGASRDGEKLAAKAVWRDKQCYGVQFYTSVYESAESLMSMYPDAMPKYY
- a CDS encoding DODA-type extradiol aromatic ring-opening family dioxygenase; translation: MAKTDAATGNRVLYLSHGAGPMPLLGDAGHAQMLATLQQVASAMPRPKSIVLMSAHWEEAAPTVTTGTSLPLIYDYYGFPEESYEIAYPAPGAPGLGKACHALLAAEGLSPVADAARGYDHGMFVPLKIMYPEADIPCIQISLVKGLDAGVHLRMGQALAGLADEGVLFVGSGFSFHNMRAFFMQDTPATRAMNEGFDAWLTETCSGGNLAPEERLLRLAGWEEAPHARYCHPREEHLLPLHVCCGIAGGAKATPFSLELLGKKTSMFLW
- the neuB gene encoding N-acetylneuraminate synthase; the protein is MNTVYIIAEAGVNHNGSPELALKLVEAAHAAGADAVKFQTFKASSIASAKAGKAEYQKKTSGEGESQLDMLKKLELGAAEHEALKARCNELGIEFMSTPFDLESVHLLMELGVQRMKIPSGELTNGPLLLAIARTGLPLILSTGMATPEEIRTAIAVLAHGMLEPERAPDANDLATVCQRAGSLLTERLTLLHCTTQYPTPYEDVNLRGMDTLRDLFNLPVGYSDHTPGITIPVAAVARGAVLIEKHFTLDKNMPGPDHKASLEPHELADMVRSIRIVEASLGTGEKKPQPSELGNIAIARKSLVAACDIKKGEPLTTDNMTVKRPGTGISPMRYWELLGTPASADFAADSLITE
- a CDS encoding LegC family aminotransferase, with the translated sequence MSANSITGTIQAIRTATGATSGIVLHEPTFAGNEWAYVKDTIDTGWVSSAGKYVNQFEEQLQEFTGARRAIAVANGTAALHVALLLAGVERDTEVVMPALTFAATAAAAAYIGAVPHFADSEYTTLGIDPDKLAAHLDSIAERRKDGTYNKTTGRRIAAIVPMHTFGHPVRMDELCALCEAWNIPLVEDAAESLGSYYKGKHTGLFGTLGTLSFNGNKTITTGGGGAILTDDVALADKAKHITTTAKLPHKWEYFHDMVGFNYRMPNLNAALGCAQIEQLPTLLAQKRVLAERYIKAFACVSGVQFVREPEHCVSNYWLNAIMLDKADMTLRNDMLEQTNAAGLMTRPVWTLMSRLPMYAAAPRMDLGVAQDIEARLINIPSGAGLAAGAPSEMAG